One Burkholderia vietnamiensis LMG 10929 genomic window carries:
- a CDS encoding glycosyltransferase family 4 protein — translation MRIAIVTHVVRHNDGQGRVNYEIARAALAEGYEVTLVASHVAPELLAEPRVRWVPVKAGRWWPSNLVKQQVFALKSAWWLRTHRAEYDVLHVNGFISWVRADVNTAHFVHGGWFKSPYYPFGLTKGLWSAYQYVYTRVNTALERWAYRRSRAITAVSQKVADEIAGLGIDSRKISVIYNGVDAGAFAHAQADRAAFKLPDDAFLLLFVGDLRTPRKNLGTVLKALTQLPANVHLAVAGYLPGSPYPDEARALGIDARVHFLGLVKNMPTLMRSVDAYVFPSRYEAMSLSLLEAMAAGLPVVTARTAGGAEIITRDCGIVLEDPDDPAALAQAIGSLAASRETCRAMGEAARELMTRFGWAHMGAQYVALYRRIGEPSQPVAFERADDALTQEQSC, via the coding sequence TTGAGAATCGCGATCGTCACGCATGTCGTGCGTCATAACGACGGGCAGGGCCGCGTCAATTACGAAATCGCGCGCGCCGCGCTGGCCGAGGGCTACGAGGTCACGCTGGTCGCGTCGCACGTCGCGCCCGAGCTGCTGGCCGAACCGCGCGTGCGCTGGGTGCCGGTGAAGGCCGGGCGCTGGTGGCCGTCGAATCTCGTCAAGCAGCAGGTGTTCGCGCTCAAGAGCGCGTGGTGGCTGCGCACGCATCGCGCCGAGTACGACGTGCTGCACGTGAACGGCTTCATCTCGTGGGTCCGCGCGGACGTGAACACCGCGCACTTCGTGCACGGCGGCTGGTTCAAGAGCCCGTACTACCCGTTCGGGCTGACCAAGGGGCTGTGGTCCGCGTACCAGTACGTCTATACGCGCGTGAACACGGCGCTCGAGCGCTGGGCATACCGGCGCTCGCGCGCGATCACGGCCGTGTCGCAGAAGGTGGCCGACGAGATCGCCGGGCTCGGCATCGACAGCCGCAAGATCAGCGTGATCTACAACGGCGTCGACGCCGGCGCGTTCGCGCACGCGCAGGCCGACCGCGCGGCCTTCAAGCTGCCGGACGACGCGTTCCTGCTGCTGTTCGTCGGCGACCTGCGCACGCCGCGCAAGAACCTCGGCACCGTGCTGAAGGCGCTGACGCAACTGCCGGCGAACGTGCATCTGGCGGTGGCCGGCTATCTGCCGGGCAGTCCGTATCCGGACGAGGCGCGCGCGCTCGGCATCGACGCGCGCGTGCATTTCCTCGGGCTGGTGAAGAACATGCCGACGCTGATGCGCTCGGTCGACGCGTACGTGTTCCCGTCGCGCTACGAAGCGATGAGCCTGTCGCTGCTCGAGGCGATGGCGGCCGGGCTGCCGGTCGTCACCGCGCGCACCGCCGGCGGCGCGGAGATCATCACGCGCGACTGCGGGATCGTGCTGGAGGACCCGGACGATCCGGCCGCGCTCGCGCAGGCGATCGGCTCGCTCGCCGCGTCGCGCGAGACCTGCCGCGCGATGGGTGAAGCCGCGCGCGAACTGATGACGCGCTTCGGCTGGGCGCACATGGGCGCGCAGTACGTCGCGCTGTACCGGCGCATCGGCGAACCGTCGCAGCCGGTCGCGTTCGAGCGCGCCGACGATGCGCTCACGCAGGAGCAATCGTGTTGA
- a CDS encoding glucose-6-phosphate isomerase gives MSTIAAERAPSRSRSWFAEPKHWAGQAALWSFTAALIAVHQGKVLTLAFPVLAIAVGVWLYFKSPARYVGFMWWVWFLSPEVRRLADWSKGAFTPTSLIQVAPLAVTMIAGLGLIRHYRVLAQRRGIPVLLMLFGLVYAYLVGIVSSGVMAATYDLANWLYPILIGFHIMVNARNYPEYRDVLLATFMWGMLVMGVYGVVQYFVMPQWDVLWMVGSQMGSQGEPVPYGVRVFSTMNSSGPFAFAMMGALVFVLVAPQRIRWVAGAAGFVSFALCLVRSTWGGWVIALAIQLVQSSNRVRMRILISGVVLVGLCVPLLTVGPVADRLGQRLESITNLKDDRSYDDRNKFYATFAQTAFTDVAGEGMGATGASTKLSSDSGELGKYGSFDSGVMNVPFVLGWPGTLLYLAGVVMLFGRTLRAAFKLRKDKFVGACLSLCLSTFAMLVFTNSLIGTGGLLMYTAIFSILSAAHWQKAQRLLAAARSRGGDH, from the coding sequence ATGAGTACGATCGCCGCCGAACGCGCGCCGTCGCGCAGCCGCAGCTGGTTCGCGGAGCCGAAGCACTGGGCCGGGCAGGCCGCGCTGTGGTCGTTTACCGCCGCGCTGATCGCCGTGCACCAGGGCAAGGTGCTGACGCTCGCGTTCCCGGTGCTCGCCATCGCGGTCGGCGTCTGGCTGTATTTCAAGAGCCCGGCGCGCTATGTCGGCTTCATGTGGTGGGTGTGGTTCCTGAGCCCCGAAGTGCGGCGGCTGGCCGACTGGTCGAAGGGCGCGTTCACGCCGACGAGCCTGATCCAGGTCGCGCCGCTCGCGGTCACGATGATCGCCGGCCTCGGCCTGATCCGGCATTACCGCGTGCTCGCGCAGCGGCGCGGGATTCCGGTGCTGCTGATGCTGTTCGGGCTCGTGTACGCGTATCTGGTCGGCATCGTGTCGAGCGGCGTGATGGCCGCGACCTACGACCTCGCGAACTGGCTGTATCCGATCCTGATCGGCTTTCACATCATGGTCAACGCGCGCAACTATCCCGAGTACCGCGACGTGCTGCTCGCCACCTTCATGTGGGGCATGCTCGTGATGGGCGTGTACGGCGTCGTGCAGTACTTCGTGATGCCGCAGTGGGACGTGCTGTGGATGGTCGGCTCGCAGATGGGCTCGCAGGGCGAGCCGGTGCCGTACGGCGTGCGGGTGTTCAGCACGATGAACTCGTCGGGGCCGTTCGCGTTCGCGATGATGGGCGCGCTCGTGTTCGTGCTGGTCGCGCCGCAGCGGATTCGCTGGGTCGCCGGCGCGGCCGGCTTCGTGTCGTTCGCGCTGTGCCTGGTGCGCTCGACGTGGGGCGGCTGGGTGATCGCGCTCGCGATCCAGCTCGTGCAGTCGAGCAATCGCGTGCGGATGCGCATCCTGATCAGCGGCGTCGTGCTGGTCGGGCTGTGCGTGCCGCTGCTGACCGTCGGGCCGGTGGCCGACCGGCTGGGTCAGCGTCTGGAATCGATCACGAACCTGAAGGACGACCGCAGCTACGACGACCGCAACAAGTTCTACGCGACCTTCGCGCAGACGGCGTTCACCGACGTCGCCGGCGAAGGGATGGGCGCGACCGGCGCCTCGACGAAGCTGTCGAGCGACAGCGGCGAGCTCGGCAAGTACGGCAGCTTCGACAGCGGCGTGATGAACGTGCCGTTCGTGCTCGGCTGGCCCGGCACGCTGCTGTATCTCGCCGGCGTGGTGATGCTGTTCGGCCGCACGTTGCGCGCCGCGTTCAAGCTGCGCAAGGACAAGTTCGTCGGCGCGTGCCTGAGCCTGTGTCTGTCGACGTTCGCGATGCTGGTCTTCACGAACTCGCTGATCGGCACGGGTGGGCTGCTGATGTACACGGCCATTTTTTCCATACTATCCGCGGCGCACTGGCAGAAGGCGCAGCGCCTGCTGGCCGCCGCGCGTTCACGGGGAGGCGACCATTGA
- a CDS encoding glycosyltransferase family 4 protein, with translation MNQSSRPIKSLQIGMHWFPERAGGLDRMYYSLVGALPGAGVEVRGLVAGSPKVANDTGGAIQGFGPASQPLARRMLAARRALRDEIRSARPDVISSHFALYTFPGLDVTRGIPQVSHFQGPWADESQVEGAASLGQRAKRYLEQAVYVRSSRLIVLSQAFGQILTNRYGIDPSRVRVIPGCVDTAQFDTPLTPADARHKLQLPQDRPIVLAVRRLVRRMGLEDLIDAIGIVKRRHPDVLLLIAGKGKIGEELQQRIDAAGLQDNVKLLGFVPDNHLAALYRAATVSVVPTVALEGFGLITVESLASGTPVLVTPVGGLPEAVAGLSSDLVLPSTGADAIAEGIGGALSGAIALPDEVACKRYAREHFDNAVIARRVAGVYEEAIRAAS, from the coding sequence ATGAATCAATCTTCCCGGCCGATCAAATCGTTGCAGATCGGCATGCACTGGTTCCCCGAACGTGCGGGCGGCCTCGACCGGATGTACTACTCGCTCGTCGGCGCGCTGCCCGGTGCGGGCGTCGAGGTGCGCGGGCTGGTGGCCGGCTCGCCGAAGGTCGCCAACGACACGGGCGGCGCGATCCAGGGCTTCGGGCCCGCATCGCAGCCGCTCGCGCGCCGCATGCTCGCCGCGCGCCGCGCGTTGCGCGACGAAATCCGCAGCGCGCGGCCCGACGTGATCTCGTCGCACTTCGCCCTCTATACGTTCCCGGGCCTCGACGTCACGCGGGGGATTCCGCAGGTGTCGCACTTCCAGGGGCCGTGGGCCGACGAAAGTCAGGTAGAGGGCGCCGCGTCGCTGGGACAGCGAGCGAAGCGCTATCTCGAACAGGCCGTCTACGTGCGCTCGTCGCGCCTGATCGTGCTGTCGCAGGCGTTCGGCCAGATCCTGACGAACCGCTACGGCATCGATCCGTCGCGCGTGCGCGTGATTCCCGGCTGCGTCGACACCGCGCAGTTCGACACGCCGCTCACGCCGGCCGATGCGCGCCACAAGCTGCAATTGCCGCAGGACCGCCCGATCGTGCTGGCGGTGCGGCGGCTCGTGCGGCGCATGGGGCTGGAAGACCTGATCGACGCGATCGGCATCGTCAAGCGCCGTCATCCCGACGTGCTGCTGCTGATCGCCGGCAAGGGCAAGATCGGCGAGGAGCTGCAGCAGCGCATCGACGCCGCGGGGCTTCAGGACAACGTCAAACTGCTCGGGTTCGTGCCGGACAACCATCTCGCGGCGCTGTACCGCGCGGCGACGGTCAGCGTCGTGCCGACGGTCGCGCTCGAAGGCTTCGGGCTGATCACCGTCGAATCGCTGGCGTCCGGCACGCCGGTGCTGGTGACGCCGGTCGGCGGGCTGCCGGAGGCCGTCGCGGGGCTGTCGAGCGACCTCGTGCTGCCGTCGACCGGCGCCGACGCGATCGCGGAAGGGATCGGCGGCGCGCTGTCGGGCGCGATCGCGCTGCCCGACGAAGTCGCATGCAAGCGCTATGCGCGCGAGCACTTCGACAATGCGGTGATCGCGCGGCGCGTCGCCGGCGTCTATGAAGAGGCGATCCGCGCGGCCAGCTGA
- a CDS encoding MFS transporter produces MESSCCSDLAASAAPPLAANQARVPTATVALLAVCCAASVANVYYAQPLLDSIAREFRVAPAAIGGVITATQLGCALALLFVVPLGDLLNRKRLIAVQLVLLAAACTCVATASTRIALLAGMVALGLLGTAMTQGLIACAAALAAPGERGRVVGAAQGGVVIGLLAARSLAGVVTDLAGWRAVYLVSGAAALAMLAALARLLPAIDAPRERIGYAALLGSMVTLLRTERVLRVRGAIALLMFAAFSIFWSALVLPLSAGPEPMSHTQIGAFGLVGALGAAAAARAGRLADRGRGEATTGAALLLLACAWLPLAFAGTSIAWLVVGIVLLDVGGQAVHVVNQSMILGARPDAHARVVGCYMLFYSAGSGLGAIASTIAYAHAGWLGVCALGAAVSVAASCVWAATLERR; encoded by the coding sequence ATGGAATCGTCCTGCTGTTCCGACCTGGCCGCGTCGGCTGCGCCGCCGCTCGCCGCGAACCAGGCCCGCGTGCCGACCGCGACCGTCGCGTTGCTCGCGGTCTGCTGCGCGGCGAGCGTCGCGAACGTGTACTACGCGCAACCGCTGCTCGATTCGATCGCGCGCGAGTTCCGCGTCGCGCCGGCCGCGATCGGCGGCGTCATCACCGCGACGCAGCTCGGCTGCGCGCTCGCGCTGCTGTTCGTCGTGCCGCTCGGCGATCTGCTGAACCGCAAGCGCCTGATCGCCGTGCAACTCGTCCTGCTGGCGGCGGCATGCACGTGCGTGGCCACGGCGTCGACACGCATCGCGTTGCTGGCCGGCATGGTCGCGCTCGGCCTGCTCGGCACCGCGATGACGCAAGGACTGATCGCATGCGCGGCCGCGCTCGCGGCGCCCGGCGAGCGCGGCCGCGTGGTCGGCGCGGCGCAGGGCGGCGTCGTGATCGGCCTGCTCGCCGCACGCTCGCTCGCGGGTGTGGTGACGGACCTCGCCGGCTGGCGCGCGGTGTATCTGGTGTCGGGCGCGGCCGCGCTCGCGATGCTCGCGGCGCTCGCCCGCCTGTTGCCGGCCATCGACGCGCCGCGCGAGCGGATCGGCTATGCGGCGCTGCTCGGCTCGATGGTCACGCTGCTGCGCACCGAGCGCGTGCTGCGCGTGCGCGGCGCGATCGCGCTGCTGATGTTCGCCGCGTTCAGCATCTTCTGGAGCGCGCTGGTGTTGCCGCTCAGCGCGGGACCGGAGCCGATGTCGCATACGCAGATCGGCGCCTTCGGGCTGGTGGGCGCGCTCGGCGCCGCTGCGGCCGCACGCGCGGGCCGGCTCGCCGATCGCGGGCGCGGCGAGGCGACGACGGGCGCCGCGCTGCTGCTGCTCGCGTGCGCGTGGCTGCCGCTCGCGTTCGCGGGCACGTCGATCGCGTGGCTGGTCGTCGGCATCGTGCTGCTCGACGTCGGCGGGCAGGCCGTCCACGTCGTGAACCAGAGCATGATCCTCGGCGCGCGGCCCGATGCGCACGCGCGCGTGGTCGGCTGCTACATGCTGTTCTATTCGGCGGGCAGCGGGCTCGGCGCGATCGCCTCGACGATCGCATATGCGCACGCGGGCTGGCTCGGCGTCTGCGCACTCGGCGCGGCGGTCAGCGTGGCCGCGTCGTGCGTATGGGCCGCGACGCTCGAGCGCCGATAG
- a CDS encoding glycosyltransferase family 2 protein — protein sequence MKISVLVPTYRRPADLARCLLALQRQQRLPDEVIVVARPEDDATHERLADPAVAGTLPLRIVPVDVPGQVAALNQGLDSASGDIVAITDDDAAPRADWLARIEAAFAADPRVGAVGGRDWVHEKGRVLDESRERVGQLTLSGKIVGNHHLGVGGAREVDMLKGVNMSYRRAAIERLRFDTRLRGAGAQVHNDMAFSMRVQREGWKLVYDPAIAVDHFPAERFDDDRRDAASLNAISNGAYNLHLILREHLPPLRRELAWWWWTLVGTRVYPGLAHLLLSLHTARRERVREHWRAVRRGAREARRANLAPHRAAMPPVTS from the coding sequence ATGAAAATTTCTGTGCTCGTTCCGACCTACCGGCGCCCTGCCGACCTCGCGCGCTGCCTGCTCGCGCTGCAGCGGCAGCAGCGGCTGCCCGACGAGGTGATCGTCGTCGCGCGCCCGGAGGACGACGCCACCCACGAGCGCCTCGCCGATCCGGCCGTGGCCGGCACGCTGCCGCTGCGCATCGTGCCGGTCGATGTGCCGGGGCAGGTCGCCGCGCTGAACCAGGGCCTCGATTCGGCGAGCGGCGACATCGTCGCGATCACCGACGACGACGCCGCGCCGCGCGCCGACTGGCTCGCGCGCATCGAAGCCGCGTTCGCGGCCGACCCGCGCGTGGGCGCGGTCGGCGGCCGCGACTGGGTGCACGAGAAGGGCCGCGTGCTCGACGAATCGCGCGAGCGCGTCGGCCAGCTCACGCTGTCCGGCAAGATCGTCGGCAATCACCATCTCGGGGTCGGCGGCGCGCGCGAGGTCGACATGCTGAAGGGCGTCAACATGAGCTATCGCCGCGCGGCGATCGAGCGCCTGCGCTTCGACACGCGCCTGCGCGGCGCCGGCGCACAGGTGCACAACGACATGGCGTTCAGCATGCGCGTGCAGCGCGAAGGCTGGAAGCTCGTCTACGACCCGGCGATCGCCGTCGATCACTTTCCGGCCGAACGCTTCGACGACGACCGGCGCGATGCGGCGTCGCTGAATGCGATCAGCAACGGCGCATACAACCTGCATCTGATCCTGCGCGAGCATCTGCCGCCGCTGCGCCGCGAGCTGGCGTGGTGGTGGTGGACGCTGGTCGGCACGCGCGTCTATCCGGGCCTCGCGCATCTGCTGCTGTCGCTGCATACGGCGCGGCGCGAGCGCGTGCGCGAGCACTGGCGCGCGGTGCGCCGCGGCGCCCGCGAGGCGCGCCGAGCGAACCTTGCCCCCCATCGTGCGGCGATGCCGCCGGTGACGTCTTGA
- a CDS encoding glycosyltransferase family 4 protein, producing the protein MTATKVHVHLFYGADPRTYRQGENIGCLYGYHHAESDEFRLSYSQDRRENRVAGVARRALKAALGFDVVHAWRNRGALLNADVIWTHTEQEHLAAALILKLAGAQGKRPLLLAQSVWLFDKWSSFGAPRRWLYRKLVARADVLTTLARDNAELCRRYLGRDATFVYYGLNTQDFPPIEPVQWQPGRPLRIAAIGNDRDRDWRTFLAAFGGDARYDVRLATRRRVPREWHAPNVQIGSASGLAKQHELYAWADVIVVPLRPNFHASGITVMLEAAAVGKPMIVSDVGGLSDYFPHDTAAYVPAFDAQAMRQAADRFAADPSAALACARAAAACLRERNLTTQAFAEQHVRITRDLLRGRRTPAAAELAMPLADSQPSSR; encoded by the coding sequence ATGACCGCAACGAAAGTTCACGTGCACCTGTTCTACGGCGCCGATCCGCGGACCTACCGCCAAGGCGAGAACATCGGCTGCCTGTACGGCTATCACCACGCGGAGTCCGACGAATTCCGGCTGAGCTATTCGCAGGACCGCCGCGAGAATCGCGTCGCGGGCGTCGCGCGGCGGGCGCTGAAGGCCGCGCTCGGCTTCGACGTCGTGCACGCCTGGCGCAACCGCGGCGCGTTGCTGAACGCCGACGTGATCTGGACGCACACCGAGCAGGAGCACCTCGCGGCCGCGCTGATCCTCAAGCTCGCGGGCGCGCAGGGCAAGCGCCCGCTGCTGCTCGCGCAAAGCGTGTGGCTGTTCGACAAGTGGAGCAGCTTCGGTGCGCCGCGCCGCTGGCTGTACCGCAAGCTGGTCGCGCGCGCCGACGTGCTGACCACGCTCGCGCGCGACAACGCCGAGCTGTGCCGTCGCTATCTCGGGCGCGACGCGACGTTCGTCTATTACGGCCTGAACACGCAGGACTTTCCGCCGATCGAGCCGGTGCAATGGCAGCCGGGCCGGCCGCTGCGGATCGCCGCGATCGGCAACGACCGCGATCGCGACTGGCGCACCTTCCTGGCCGCGTTCGGCGGCGACGCGCGCTACGACGTGCGGCTCGCGACGCGGCGGCGCGTGCCGCGCGAATGGCATGCGCCGAACGTGCAGATCGGCTCCGCGTCGGGGCTCGCGAAGCAGCACGAGCTGTACGCGTGGGCCGACGTGATCGTCGTGCCGCTGCGGCCGAACTTCCATGCGTCGGGCATCACCGTGATGCTCGAGGCGGCGGCGGTCGGCAAGCCGATGATCGTGTCCGACGTGGGCGGGCTGAGCGACTACTTCCCGCACGACACGGCCGCGTACGTGCCGGCGTTCGACGCGCAGGCGATGCGCCAGGCCGCCGATCGCTTCGCCGCCGATCCGTCGGCGGCGCTCGCCTGCGCGCGCGCCGCGGCGGCGTGCCTGCGCGAGCGCAATCTGACCACGCAGGCGTTCGCCGAGCAGCACGTGCGGATCACGCGCGACCTGCTGCGCGGGCGGCGCACGCCCGCGGCGGCGGAGCTGGCGATGCCGCTCGCGGATTCGCAGCCTTCGTCGCGATGA
- a CDS encoding polysaccharide biosynthesis tyrosine autokinase produces the protein MVNTQAKHSHADLTAKTDEEDVVLGQLLQVIMDDIWLLLGIAVTVVALAGLYCYVAKPVYQADVHVRVEGNDNTTQALTQTQTGAMINSGPQQAPTDAEIEIIKSRGVVAPVVEQFKLNFSVVPKTLPLLGSLAARIATPGQPSRAWFGLRSYAWGGEVADIDTVNVVPALEGKKMTLTAGPDGTYTLVDPDGRRLLAGRVGETEQGGGVTLLVQKLIARPGTQFTVVRYNDLDAITGFQSGIQVSEQGKQTGVVQISLEGKNPEQTAAIANALAQSYLNQHVIAKQAEATKMLDFLKGEEPRLKADLERAEAALTEYQRTSGSINASDEAKVYLEGSVQYEQQIAAQRLQLASLAQRFTDSHPMVIAAKQQLAELQAEKDKFSNRFRSLPATEVKAVQLQRDAKVAEDIYVLLLNRVQELSVQKAGTGGNIHLVDSALRPGDPVKPKKVLILSAAVFLGLILGTGIVFLRRNLFQGIEDPDRVERTFNLPLYGLVPQSAEQVKLDAMAEKSGARARPILASLRPKDLSVESMRSLRTAMQFAMLDAQSRVIVLTGPTPGIGKSFLTVNLAVLLAHSGKRVLLIDADMRRGMLDRYFGLTVQPGLSELLSDQSPLEDAVRETPVQGLSFISAGTRPPNPSELLMSTRLPQYLEGLGKRYDVVLIDSPPVLAVTDATIIGRMAGATFLVLRSGMHTEGEIADAIKRLRTAGVDLEGGIFNGVAPKARGYGRGYAAVHEYLSA, from the coding sequence ATGGTGAACACGCAAGCGAAACACTCCCACGCGGACCTGACCGCGAAAACCGACGAAGAGGACGTCGTCCTCGGCCAGTTGCTCCAGGTCATCATGGACGACATCTGGCTGCTGCTCGGCATCGCCGTGACGGTCGTCGCGCTCGCCGGCCTCTACTGCTACGTCGCGAAGCCGGTCTATCAGGCCGACGTGCACGTGCGCGTCGAGGGCAACGACAACACGACGCAGGCGCTCACGCAGACGCAGACGGGTGCGATGATCAACAGCGGTCCGCAGCAGGCGCCGACCGATGCCGAGATCGAGATCATCAAGAGCCGCGGCGTGGTCGCGCCGGTGGTCGAGCAGTTCAAGCTGAACTTCTCGGTCGTGCCGAAGACGCTGCCGCTGCTCGGCAGCCTGGCCGCGCGCATCGCGACGCCGGGCCAGCCGTCGCGCGCGTGGTTCGGGCTGCGCTCGTACGCGTGGGGCGGCGAGGTCGCCGACATCGACACCGTGAACGTGGTGCCGGCGCTCGAAGGCAAGAAGATGACGCTGACGGCCGGCCCCGACGGCACCTACACGCTGGTCGACCCGGACGGCCGCCGGCTGCTCGCGGGCCGCGTCGGCGAAACGGAGCAGGGCGGCGGCGTGACGCTGCTGGTGCAGAAGCTCATCGCGCGTCCGGGCACGCAGTTCACCGTGGTGCGCTACAACGATCTCGACGCGATCACCGGCTTCCAGTCGGGCATCCAGGTGTCCGAGCAGGGCAAGCAGACGGGCGTCGTGCAGATCTCGCTTGAAGGCAAGAACCCCGAGCAGACCGCCGCGATCGCGAACGCGCTCGCGCAGTCGTACCTGAACCAGCACGTGATCGCGAAGCAGGCCGAAGCGACCAAGATGCTCGACTTCCTGAAGGGCGAGGAGCCGCGCCTGAAGGCCGATCTCGAGCGCGCGGAAGCCGCGCTCACCGAGTATCAGCGCACCTCCGGCTCGATCAACGCGAGCGACGAGGCGAAGGTCTACCTCGAAGGCAGCGTGCAGTACGAGCAGCAGATCGCCGCGCAGCGGCTGCAGCTCGCCTCGCTCGCGCAGCGCTTCACCGACTCGCATCCGATGGTGATCGCGGCGAAGCAGCAGCTCGCCGAGCTGCAGGCCGAGAAGGACAAGTTCAGCAACCGCTTCCGCAGCCTGCCCGCGACCGAGGTGAAGGCCGTGCAGCTGCAGCGCGACGCGAAGGTCGCCGAAGACATCTACGTGCTGCTGCTCAACCGCGTGCAGGAGCTGTCGGTGCAGAAGGCCGGCACGGGCGGCAACATCCACCTGGTCGATTCGGCGCTGCGCCCGGGCGATCCGGTCAAGCCGAAGAAGGTGCTGATCCTGTCGGCCGCGGTGTTCCTCGGGCTGATCCTCGGCACCGGCATCGTGTTCCTGCGCCGCAACCTGTTCCAGGGGATCGAGGATCCGGACCGCGTCGAGCGCACCTTCAACCTGCCGCTCTACGGGCTGGTGCCGCAAAGCGCCGAGCAGGTGAAGCTCGACGCGATGGCCGAGAAGAGCGGCGCGCGCGCGCGGCCGATCCTCGCGAGCCTGCGCCCGAAGGATCTGAGCGTCGAAAGCATGCGCAGCCTGCGCACCGCGATGCAGTTCGCGATGCTCGACGCGCAGAGCCGCGTGATCGTGCTGACCGGCCCGACGCCGGGCATCGGCAAGAGCTTCCTGACCGTCAACCTCGCGGTGCTGCTCGCGCATTCGGGCAAGCGCGTGCTGCTGATCGACGCGGACATGCGCCGCGGGATGCTCGACCGCTACTTCGGCCTTACCGTGCAGCCGGGCCTGTCCGAGCTGCTGAGCGACCAGTCGCCGCTCGAGGACGCCGTGCGCGAGACGCCGGTGCAGGGCCTGTCGTTCATTTCGGCCGGCACGCGGCCGCCGAACCCGTCGGAGCTGCTCATGTCGACGCGGCTGCCGCAATACCTCGAAGGGCTCGGCAAGCGCTACGACGTCGTGCTGATCGACTCGCCGCCGGTGCTCGCGGTGACCGACGCGACCATCATCGGCCGCATGGCGGGCGCGACCTTCCTGGTGCTGCGCTCCGGCATGCACACCGAAGGCGAGATCGCCGATGCGATCAAGCGGCTGCGCACGGCGGGCGTCGATCTGGAAGGCGGGATCTTCAACGGCGTGGCGCCGAAGGCGCGCGGCTACGGCCGCGGCTACGCGGCCGTCCACGAATACCTGAGCGCATGA
- a CDS encoding polysaccharide biosynthesis/export family protein, whose protein sequence is MLKRPMRPLALAVALTTFLSACASAPGNYLDSSNLKDDGRQGQPETYPVHYIDAKLVMDQLQKQQVEHPLPPGRYTDPSQYVYCVGPQDILGVTVWDHPELTTPQGQSFSSGGNTTQSVAGALQQPYTSALPGQADPYGQTVAADGTIFFPFVGRIRVAGKTVAQIREQMASSLARYVKNPQLDVRVLSFRSQKVQVTGEVKQPGPLAVSDVPLTLVDAISRSGGSTAEADLQRVRLTRDGKLYTLDANGVLDRGEVKQNVMLQPGDIINVPDRSDSRVFIMGEVKTPVTVPMLKGRLTIADALTAGGGILDTDANPRKIYVMRGMRDNPTKPEVFRLDMTQPDALMLSSRFPLQPLDVVYVSTASSVQFNRVLQQVLPTIQTIFYMRQITR, encoded by the coding sequence ATGCTGAAACGTCCCATGCGCCCGCTGGCGCTCGCCGTCGCGCTGACGACCTTCCTGTCGGCCTGCGCGAGCGCGCCCGGCAACTATCTCGACTCGTCGAACCTGAAGGACGACGGCCGGCAAGGCCAGCCCGAGACCTATCCGGTTCATTACATCGACGCCAAGCTGGTGATGGATCAGTTGCAGAAGCAGCAGGTCGAGCATCCGCTGCCGCCGGGCCGTTACACCGATCCGTCGCAGTACGTGTATTGCGTCGGCCCGCAGGACATCCTCGGCGTCACGGTGTGGGATCACCCGGAGCTGACGACGCCGCAGGGCCAGTCGTTCTCGAGCGGCGGCAACACCACGCAGTCGGTCGCCGGGGCGTTGCAGCAGCCGTATACGTCGGCGCTGCCGGGCCAGGCCGACCCGTACGGCCAGACCGTCGCCGCGGACGGCACGATCTTCTTCCCGTTCGTCGGCCGGATTCGCGTGGCGGGCAAGACGGTCGCGCAGATCCGCGAGCAGATGGCGTCGAGCCTCGCGCGCTACGTGAAGAATCCGCAGCTCGACGTGCGCGTGCTGTCGTTCCGCAGCCAGAAGGTGCAGGTCACCGGCGAGGTGAAGCAGCCGGGGCCGCTCGCGGTGAGCGACGTGCCGCTCACGCTCGTCGACGCGATCTCGCGCTCGGGCGGCTCGACCGCCGAGGCCGACCTGCAGCGCGTGCGCCTCACGCGCGACGGCAAGCTCTACACGCTCGACGCGAACGGCGTGCTCGATCGCGGCGAAGTGAAGCAGAACGTGATGCTGCAACCGGGCGACATCATCAACGTGCCGGACCGCAGCGACAGCCGCGTGTTCATCATGGGCGAGGTGAAGACGCCGGTCACGGTGCCGATGCTCAAGGGTCGCCTGACCATCGCCGACGCGCTGACGGCCGGCGGCGGCATCCTCGACACCGACGCGAACCCGCGCAAGATCTACGTGATGCGCGGCATGCGCGACAACCCGACGAAGCCGGAAGTGTTCCGTCTCGACATGACGCAGCCGGATGCGCTGATGCTGTCGAGCCGCTTCCCGCTGCAGCCGCTCGACGTCGTGTACGTCAGCACGGCCAGCTCGGTGCAGTTCAACCGTGTGCTGCAGCAGGTGCTGCCGACGATCCAGACGATCTTCTACATGCGGCAAATCACGCGCTGA